A section of the Mycobacterium sp. 3519A genome encodes:
- a CDS encoding PE family protein has protein sequence MQPMEHNPGAVGLGAQVVANGARGLASGTTASAAVTALVPAGAEEVSAMAAAAFAAEGVESLAQNTFAQEELTRAGAAYMEAAGIYTAVDGANAAALS, from the coding sequence ATGCAACCCATGGAACACAATCCCGGGGCCGTCGGCCTCGGTGCCCAGGTGGTCGCAAACGGCGCCCGTGGGCTGGCGTCCGGCACCACGGCCTCGGCGGCCGTGACGGCGTTGGTGCCCGCCGGTGCCGAAGAGGTCTCCGCGATGGCGGCGGCGGCCTTCGCCGCAGAGGGCGTCGAGAGTCTCGCGCAGAACACGTTTGCGCAGGAAGAACTCACGCGGGCGGGTGCCGCGTACATGGAAGCAGCGGGCATCTACACCGCGGTCGACGGCGCCAACGCCGCCGCTCTTTCCTAG